One genomic region from Nitrospiraceae bacterium encodes:
- the pgm gene encoding phosphoglucomutase (alpha-D-glucose-1,6-bisphosphate-dependent) encodes MAISPFAGKPATRDMLVDLAKLEREYYDRKPDVDDSNQLVSFGTSGHRGSSLRGSFTEAHILAITQAICDYRRGQGTDGPLYMGKDTHALSGPAQRTAIEVLSANGVTTIIQQNDGVTPTPAVSRAILSHNRGRQSHFADGIVVTPSHNPPEDGGFKYNPPNGGPADTDVTKWVQDRANNLLREGNTGVKRLPFEKAIKAPTTKQEDFVIPYVQDLRNVIDMDAIRNAGLVLGVDPLGGAAVHYWEPINAVYKLNITVVNPKVDPTFSFMTVDHDGKIRMDCSSPYAMASLVGLKDRYRVAFANDPDSDRHGIVTPSAGLMNPNHYLAVAIRYLLTHRPHWPTQALVGKTLVSSGMIDRVVAKLGRRLCEVPVGFKWFVTGLYDGSFCFGGEESAGASFLRRDGTVWTTDKDGPIMNLLAAEITAQTGKDPGEHYRELTASFGNPYYTRIDAAATPEQKMKLGKLSPEAVTASMLAGEPITAKLTKAPGNNGLIGGLKVVATNGWFAARPSGTENIYKIYAESFKDERHLKAIVAEAQQIVHDSLAGA; translated from the coding sequence ATGGCGATCTCGCCCTTCGCAGGTAAACCGGCTACCAGAGACATGCTGGTGGATTTGGCCAAGCTCGAGCGGGAGTATTACGACCGCAAGCCGGATGTGGACGACTCCAACCAGTTGGTCAGCTTCGGCACCAGCGGGCATCGAGGCTCGTCGCTTCGTGGTTCGTTCACTGAAGCCCACATCTTAGCCATCACCCAAGCTATCTGTGACTACCGGCGCGGGCAGGGGACCGACGGTCCGCTCTACATGGGCAAAGATACGCATGCGTTGTCCGGGCCGGCTCAACGCACTGCGATCGAAGTGTTGAGCGCAAACGGAGTTACCACCATCATCCAACAGAACGACGGCGTTACGCCGACACCGGCGGTCTCCCGGGCCATCCTCTCCCATAACCGTGGCCGTCAGAGTCATTTCGCCGATGGCATCGTGGTCACTCCGTCCCACAATCCGCCGGAGGACGGGGGGTTCAAATATAACCCGCCCAACGGAGGGCCGGCCGATACCGACGTGACGAAATGGGTGCAGGATCGGGCAAATAATTTGTTGCGGGAAGGCAATACCGGCGTCAAGCGTCTGCCGTTCGAAAAGGCAATCAAGGCGCCGACTACGAAGCAAGAAGACTTTGTCATACCGTATGTGCAGGATCTCCGGAATGTGATCGACATGGATGCTATCCGCAATGCCGGCCTTGTTTTAGGGGTAGATCCGCTCGGCGGTGCCGCGGTGCATTACTGGGAACCGATCAACGCCGTCTACAAACTGAACATCACCGTCGTGAATCCGAAGGTCGATCCCACCTTTTCATTTATGACGGTCGATCACGACGGCAAGATTCGGATGGACTGTTCAAGCCCCTATGCGATGGCCAGCCTCGTCGGTCTGAAAGATCGCTATCGTGTTGCGTTTGCCAACGACCCGGACTCGGACCGTCATGGAATCGTCACCCCGTCCGCCGGGCTGATGAATCCCAATCACTATCTTGCCGTGGCCATTCGTTATCTGCTCACTCATCGACCGCATTGGCCCACGCAGGCGCTGGTCGGCAAGACCTTGGTGTCAAGCGGCATGATCGATCGTGTCGTAGCCAAGCTTGGCCGCAGACTGTGTGAGGTGCCGGTCGGCTTCAAGTGGTTTGTTACCGGCCTGTACGATGGTTCATTCTGTTTCGGCGGTGAGGAGAGCGCCGGAGCGAGCTTCTTGCGGCGGGACGGCACCGTCTGGACGACCGACAAAGACGGGCCGATCATGAATCTGCTCGCGGCCGAGATCACCGCGCAAACTGGCAAGGATCCGGGAGAGCACTACCGGGAGCTGACCGCTTCGTTCGGAAATCCCTATTACACGCGCATCGATGCGGCGGCGACGCCGGAGCAGAAGATGAAGCTGGGAAAGTTGTCGCCGGAAGCCGTCACTGCGTCGATGCTCGCCGGCGAGCCGATCACGGCGAAGTTGACCAAGGCGCCAGGCAATAACGGGTTGATCGGCGGTTTGAAAGTCGTCGCGACGAACGGCTGGTTTGCGGCCCGTCCCTCCGGCACCGAAAACA
- a CDS encoding glycogen/starch/alpha-glucan phosphorylase — protein MKQEDLKDILQQYGVGPIQFSGTNDALYERHLTFDHVVDVKKADLREQFEAAAHSVRDIISQRWLRTEDTYAQKNPKRVYYLSMEFLLGKSFANNIVNALLYPLAMEVAKKKGLDSLALFEMEPDAGLGNGGLGRLAACFIDSMATMQIPGMGYGLRYEYGIFKQTIKDGWQFEQPDNWLRRPDPWEVTRLEEAVELKWNCSFEMRDGDLRLVPGRPSSVIGIPFDRPIVGYGGKTINTLRLWAAAAPDYFDFQRFSRGDFTAALAGTLAAESLTRVLYPDDTTYRGQGLRFLQETFLVGCSLADLVRRFRRSNTDWNALPEKVAIQLNDTHPTMAVPELMRILLDDAHLGWDQAWDLTQRTLAYTNHTLLPEALEKWPHEWFEIMLPRHLEIIHEINRRLLDTVRTRFPGDEGRVARVSLVEEGGVRRIRMANLAIVGSHSTNGVAAIHSGLLRSMTVKDLAELYPERFNNKTNGVTPRRWLLLANPALARTITDAIGDGWITDLSQLNKLKKLVGDKGFRDSFRKAKREAKSAFAQWLKTTSGQTVDPDSIFDCQVKRIHEYKRQLLNALRVVVLYNRLRENPKLKMTPRTFFFAGKAAPAYHLAKVIIKFLNNLAGTMDGDPIVRGRLKVVFLPEYCVSLAERLIPAADVSNQISTAGYEASGTSNMKFMMNGALTLGTRDGATIEMAEEAGEENFFLFGLTADQVAGSRGWYNPHWHYENEPETRAALDLISTDYFSQYEPGVFAPLLHALLSGGDHYMHLADLKSYLEADRQLCDLYADSDGWTRKAILNVASSGKFSSDRTIAEYAAGIWNVKPCPIP, from the coding sequence ATGAAACAAGAAGACCTGAAGGACATTCTTCAACAATATGGAGTCGGACCTATTCAATTTTCTGGCACGAACGACGCGCTCTACGAACGGCACCTGACGTTCGACCACGTCGTTGATGTCAAGAAGGCCGATTTGCGTGAGCAGTTTGAAGCAGCCGCACATTCGGTCCGCGATATCATTTCACAACGTTGGCTCCGGACGGAAGACACGTACGCCCAGAAGAACCCCAAGCGGGTTTATTACCTTTCAATGGAATTTCTCCTCGGGAAGTCCTTTGCCAACAATATCGTGAATGCCTTGCTCTACCCATTGGCCATGGAGGTCGCGAAGAAGAAAGGCCTCGACTCGCTGGCACTGTTTGAGATGGAGCCGGATGCCGGGTTGGGAAACGGGGGGCTGGGCCGGCTGGCGGCCTGCTTCATCGATTCGATGGCGACGATGCAGATTCCCGGCATGGGCTACGGGCTTCGCTATGAATACGGCATCTTCAAACAGACCATTAAGGACGGCTGGCAGTTCGAGCAGCCTGACAACTGGCTGCGGCGGCCCGATCCCTGGGAAGTAACCCGTCTCGAGGAAGCCGTGGAATTGAAATGGAACTGTTCATTCGAGATGCGGGATGGGGACCTACGCCTGGTCCCTGGTCGACCCTCCAGCGTCATCGGTATTCCCTTTGATCGTCCGATCGTCGGGTACGGCGGCAAGACCATCAACACTCTTCGGCTCTGGGCTGCGGCAGCACCGGATTACTTCGATTTCCAGCGATTCAGCAGGGGTGATTTCACGGCCGCATTGGCCGGCACGCTCGCGGCCGAGTCGCTGACTCGAGTGCTGTATCCGGACGACACCACGTATCGAGGTCAGGGATTGCGGTTCCTCCAGGAAACGTTCCTGGTCGGCTGCTCGCTGGCTGATCTCGTGCGGCGCTTCCGGCGCAGCAACACCGACTGGAATGCTCTTCCCGAGAAAGTTGCCATCCAGCTGAACGATACGCATCCGACGATGGCCGTTCCCGAGCTCATGCGGATACTGCTGGACGATGCCCATCTCGGTTGGGACCAGGCCTGGGACCTAACGCAACGGACTCTGGCCTATACAAACCACACGCTGTTGCCGGAGGCATTGGAGAAATGGCCGCATGAATGGTTCGAAATCATGCTGCCGCGCCACCTCGAAATTATTCACGAGATCAATCGCCGCCTGCTCGACACAGTCCGGACCCGCTTTCCGGGAGATGAGGGACGCGTGGCTCGTGTGAGTCTGGTGGAAGAAGGAGGCGTCCGCAGAATCCGCATGGCCAATTTGGCCATTGTCGGATCTCACAGCACCAACGGCGTGGCGGCCATTCACTCCGGCCTCTTACGCTCTATGACGGTCAAGGATCTCGCCGAGCTCTATCCCGAGCGGTTCAACAACAAGACCAACGGTGTGACGCCGAGGCGGTGGTTGCTGCTGGCCAACCCCGCACTTGCCCGAACGATCACCGACGCCATCGGCGATGGCTGGATAACTGACCTCAGTCAGCTGAACAAGCTTAAAAAGCTGGTTGGCGACAAGGGGTTCCGTGACTCGTTCCGCAAGGCGAAGCGCGAGGCAAAGTCGGCGTTTGCCCAGTGGCTCAAAACGACATCCGGGCAGACGGTCGATCCGGACAGCATCTTTGATTGCCAGGTCAAGCGCATCCATGAATACAAACGGCAACTGCTCAATGCGTTGCGCGTCGTCGTACTCTACAACCGGTTGCGGGAAAACCCGAAGCTGAAGATGACTCCGCGGACATTTTTCTTCGCCGGCAAGGCGGCTCCCGCCTATCACCTGGCCAAAGTGATCATCAAATTCCTGAACAATCTGGCCGGCACCATGGATGGAGATCCTATCGTGCGTGGAAGGCTAAAAGTTGTTTTCCTGCCAGAATATTGCGTATCCCTCGCGGAACGGCTGATTCCAGCCGCCGATGTCTCGAACCAGATTTCAACGGCCGGCTACGAGGCGAGCGGCACGAGCAACATGAAGTTCATGATGAATGGAGCACTGACGCTTGGCACACGCGACGGCGCGACCATTGAGATGGCAGAAGAAGCGGGCGAGGAGAATTTCTTCCTGTTCGGTCTGACAGCGGACCAGGTGGCCGGCAGCAGGGGCTGGTATAACCCGCACTGGCACTACGAGAACGAACCGGAGACACGAGCGGCCCTCGACCTAATCTCTACGGATTACTTCAGCCAGTACGAGCCGGGTGTATTCGCACCGCTGCTTCACGCGTTGCTCAGCGGCGGTGACCACTACATGCACCTCGCGGACCTCAAGTCGTATCTCGAGGCCGACCGACAGCTGTGCGACCTCTATGCGGACTCGGATGGATGGACGCGCAAAGCTATCTTGAATGTCGCAAGCTCCGGGAAGTTCTCCAGCGACCGCACGATCGCTGAGTACGCGGCCGGAATCTGGAACGTCAAACCATGCCCGATTCCGTAA
- a CDS encoding phosphoketolase family protein produces the protein MGNSLSQKELKLIDAYWRAANYLSVGQIYLYDNPLLKKPLTKEHVKPRLLGHWGTTPGLNFIYAHLNRVIKQRDLNMIYIIGPGHGGPGIVANAYLESTYSEVYPNISQDEEGMKRLFKQFSFPGGIPSHVAPETPGSIHEGGELGYAVSHAYGAAYDNPNLIVACVVGDGEAETGALATSWHSNKFLNPVSDGVVLPILHLNGYKIANPCVLARISHQELDQLFRGYGYTPHFVEGSDPEKMHQLMATTLDNILDDIHRIKAEAQRTGAKKRPLWPMIILRSPKGWTCPKEIDGKKTEDYWRSHQVPMGEMHEKPAHIKILEKWMKTYKPEELFDKTGRLIPELAELPPKGDRRMSANPHANGGLLLRDLCLPDYRDYAVKVTKPGAVTAEATRHMGKFLRDTMKLNMGSRNFRLFSPDENNSNRWQDAMEVTNRTWMADRYPYDDHLAPDGRVMEMLSEHQCQGWLEGYLLTGRHGFFSCYEAFIHIIDSMFNQHAKWLKVCHHIPWRRPIASLNYLLSSHVWRQDHNGFSHQDPGFIDHVVNKKADVVRVYLPPDANTLLSVTDHCLRSRNYVNVIVAGKQPAPQWLTMDQAVKHCTAGIGIWEWASNDKGSEPDVVMACCGDVPTLETLAAVDLFRRYLPTLKIRVINVVNLMKLQPQSEHPHGLSDQDFDALFTKDKPIVFAFHGYPWLIHRLTYRRTGHKNLHVRGYKEEGTTSTPFDMVVMNDLDRFHLFGDVIDRLPQLGSRAAYAKQAIGDKLLEHKQYIAKYGEDMPEITDWQWGQGSAATKRRSSTEGDNV, from the coding sequence ATGGGGAATTCATTGTCGCAAAAGGAATTGAAATTGATCGATGCCTACTGGCGGGCGGCGAACTATCTGTCGGTCGGGCAGATTTATCTGTATGACAACCCGCTGCTGAAAAAGCCGTTGACGAAAGAACATGTCAAACCCCGGTTGCTTGGGCACTGGGGAACCACCCCTGGGCTGAATTTCATCTACGCCCATCTGAATCGAGTGATCAAGCAGCGGGATCTGAACATGATCTACATCATCGGTCCCGGCCACGGCGGTCCGGGCATCGTCGCCAATGCCTATCTGGAAAGCACCTACAGTGAAGTGTACCCAAACATCTCACAAGACGAAGAGGGCATGAAGCGATTGTTCAAGCAGTTCTCGTTTCCCGGAGGCATTCCCAGCCACGTAGCACCGGAAACACCCGGTTCGATTCATGAGGGAGGCGAATTGGGTTACGCCGTGTCCCACGCGTACGGGGCGGCATACGATAATCCTAACCTGATCGTCGCCTGTGTCGTCGGCGACGGCGAGGCTGAAACCGGAGCGCTGGCAACCTCATGGCACTCCAACAAGTTTCTCAATCCCGTCTCCGATGGTGTGGTGCTTCCGATCCTGCACTTGAATGGGTACAAAATCGCCAATCCCTGCGTGCTGGCCCGCATCAGTCACCAAGAATTGGATCAGCTCTTCCGTGGCTACGGCTACACGCCTCACTTTGTGGAGGGCAGTGATCCGGAGAAGATGCACCAACTGATGGCGACCACACTCGACAACATCCTCGACGATATTCATCGCATCAAGGCTGAGGCCCAACGGACCGGTGCCAAGAAGCGACCGCTCTGGCCGATGATCATCCTGCGCTCGCCCAAAGGATGGACCTGCCCGAAGGAGATTGACGGCAAGAAAACGGAAGACTACTGGCGAAGCCACCAGGTGCCGATGGGTGAAATGCACGAAAAACCCGCGCACATCAAGATCCTCGAGAAATGGATGAAGACCTACAAACCGGAAGAGTTGTTCGACAAGACCGGCCGATTGATACCAGAGCTCGCGGAACTGCCGCCGAAGGGCGACCGTCGCATGAGCGCCAACCCGCATGCCAACGGAGGTTTGCTGCTGAGAGACCTGTGCCTGCCGGACTACCGTGATTATGCCGTCAAGGTGACGAAGCCCGGCGCGGTTACGGCTGAGGCCACGCGCCACATGGGGAAATTCCTGCGCGATACGATGAAGTTAAATATGGGGAGCCGGAACTTTCGTCTGTTCAGTCCGGATGAGAACAACTCAAACCGATGGCAGGACGCGATGGAAGTCACCAATCGCACATGGATGGCCGATCGCTATCCGTACGACGACCATTTGGCTCCGGATGGGCGCGTGATGGAAATGCTCAGCGAACACCAGTGCCAGGGATGGTTGGAAGGGTATCTGCTGACCGGCCGACACGGGTTCTTTTCCTGCTATGAGGCGTTCATCCATATCATCGACTCGATGTTCAATCAGCATGCGAAGTGGCTGAAGGTCTGCCATCACATCCCTTGGCGCAGGCCGATCGCCTCGCTGAATTATCTCCTTTCGTCCCACGTCTGGCGACAGGATCACAACGGATTCAGCCATCAGGACCCGGGTTTCATCGATCACGTCGTAAACAAGAAAGCAGATGTCGTGCGTGTCTATCTGCCGCCGGACGCAAACACGCTCCTGTCCGTGACCGATCACTGTTTGCGCAGCCGCAACTATGTGAACGTCATCGTCGCGGGTAAGCAGCCTGCTCCACAGTGGTTGACGATGGACCAGGCGGTGAAACATTGCACGGCCGGCATTGGCATTTGGGAATGGGCCAGCAACGACAAGGGGAGCGAGCCCGATGTGGTGATGGCGTGCTGCGGCGACGTCCCGACGCTGGAAACGTTGGCCGCCGTGGATCTTTTCCGACGATACCTCCCCACGCTGAAGATCCGCGTCATCAACGTCGTCAATTTAATGAAATTGCAACCGCAGAGCGAGCATCCTCACGGGCTATCGGACCAGGATTTCGATGCGCTCTTTACCAAGGACAAACCAATCGTGTTTGCCTTCCACGGATATCCGTGGTTGATCCATCGGCTGACGTACCGTCGTACCGGCCATAAGAATCTGCATGTGCGCGGCTACAAGGAAGAAGGCACGACGAGCACGCCGTTCGACATGGTGGTGATGAACGATCTGGATCGGTTCCATCTGTTCGGCGATGTCATTGATCGGTTGCCACAGCTTGGGTCACGTGCCGCCTATGCCAAGCAAGCGATCGGCGACAAGTTGCTCGAGCACAAACAATACATCGCCAAGTACGGCGAAGACATGCCCGAGATCACCGACTGGCAATGGGGTCAGGGGTCTGCGGCGACGAAGCGGCGGAGTTCGACCGAAGGCGACAACGTATAA
- a CDS encoding acetate kinase: MQILVINSGSSSIKYRLLDVVEDGGGPNPPALLEGVIKGIGGVATFEVNGEDAQRSKTTLEIRNHAQALRVLFDRLAGSLGKIEAVGHRVVHGGEQYVKPTLITEQVEAGIDSLSELAPLHNPSCLAGIRGAKAVLGRSIPMVAVFDTAFHQTMPDVAKRYALPAELADRYRIRRYGFHGIAHASLANGYATCTGKPLTEVRLITLQLGNGCSVTAVAKGRSVETSMGFTPLEGLVMGTRSGDLDASIVSYLSEREKVEAAEVERWLNERSGLLGVSGRSNDMRELLRVAEQEHDKRAQFAIDLFCYRVRKYLGAYLAVLDGADAIVFGGGIGENAPEIRERICQKMEWCGLKMNRDRNRAAVGLSPGRAEKISTDDSRLAAYVVAADEETWIARETVRCVRAAHL; this comes from the coding sequence ATGCAGATTCTGGTGATCAACAGTGGAAGTTCATCGATCAAATATCGGCTTCTGGACGTTGTAGAGGATGGAGGAGGACCAAATCCTCCAGCGCTGCTCGAAGGCGTGATCAAAGGTATCGGTGGAGTCGCAACCTTTGAAGTGAATGGAGAAGACGCACAACGTTCGAAGACGACGTTGGAGATTCGGAATCATGCACAGGCGTTGCGCGTGCTGTTTGATCGTCTGGCCGGTTCTCTCGGCAAGATCGAAGCGGTCGGGCATCGGGTCGTTCATGGAGGAGAACAGTATGTGAAGCCCACGTTGATTACTGAACAGGTCGAGGCCGGAATCGACTCTTTGTCCGAGTTAGCGCCACTCCATAATCCGTCGTGTCTCGCAGGGATTCGTGGAGCCAAGGCAGTCTTGGGTCGCTCAATACCGATGGTGGCTGTGTTCGACACGGCCTTTCACCAAACGATGCCGGACGTGGCCAAACGATATGCGCTTCCGGCGGAGCTGGCTGACCGGTATCGAATCCGGCGGTATGGTTTCCACGGGATTGCACATGCCTCGCTCGCGAACGGCTACGCGACATGTACGGGGAAACCACTGACAGAAGTACGTCTGATCACCCTGCAGCTCGGCAACGGTTGCTCTGTCACTGCAGTTGCAAAGGGCCGCTCGGTCGAAACCTCGATGGGGTTCACACCCTTGGAGGGGTTGGTGATGGGGACACGTTCGGGTGATCTGGATGCGTCCATCGTGAGTTATCTGTCGGAGCGCGAGAAGGTCGAGGCGGCTGAAGTCGAGCGGTGGCTCAACGAGCGGTCGGGTCTCCTTGGAGTCTCCGGCCGGTCAAACGACATGCGGGAGCTGCTCCGTGTGGCCGAGCAGGAGCACGACAAACGGGCGCAGTTCGCCATCGACCTGTTTTGTTATCGGGTGCGCAAGTACCTCGGGGCCTATCTCGCCGTCTTGGATGGCGCCGATGCCATCGTGTTCGGTGGTGGGATCGGGGAAAACGCACCGGAAATTCGAGAGCGGATCTGCCAGAAGATGGAGTGGTGTGGTCTGAAGATGAACCGGGACCGTAATCGAGCGGCGGTGGGGCTCTCGCCTGGTCGTGCAGAAAAGATCAGCACGGATGACTCACGGTTGGCGGCTTATGTGGTCGCAGCGGATGAAGAAACCTGGATTGCAAGAGAGACAGTTCGCTGTGTGCGAGCCGCACATTTATAA
- a CDS encoding fructose bisphosphate aldolase, which translates to MKTLSVHEQQQQQMKTHPGFIAALDQSGGSTPNALRRYGIKEGAWSNDNEMFVIVHQMRTRIITSPSFSGQRIIGAILFEDTMDRDIEGRSTADYLWNVKRVVPFLKVDKGLASEKDGVQLMKPMPALAALLDKANTKGIFGTKMRSVIKEANGAGIKEVVSQQFQLARQIISAGLVPIVEPEVDIHCGEKAKAEALLKEAVLKALNELPASQSVMLKLTLPEQDDFYLDCIRHPNVLRVVALSGGYTREEANDRLRRNHGLVASFSRALVEGLTAQQSDAEFNAMLDKFIQSIFDASNT; encoded by the coding sequence ATGAAAACTCTTAGCGTTCACGAACAACAACAGCAGCAAATGAAGACACATCCCGGATTCATTGCAGCGCTGGATCAAAGCGGGGGCAGCACGCCCAATGCGCTACGTCGCTACGGAATCAAAGAAGGGGCGTGGTCGAACGACAATGAGATGTTTGTCATCGTGCATCAGATGCGTACGCGCATCATCACCAGTCCGAGCTTTTCCGGTCAGCGGATTATTGGCGCCATCCTGTTCGAGGACACCATGGACAGGGATATTGAGGGGCGGTCTACTGCGGACTATCTGTGGAATGTGAAGCGAGTGGTCCCTTTTCTGAAAGTGGACAAAGGCCTTGCGTCTGAAAAGGATGGGGTCCAGTTGATGAAGCCCATGCCCGCACTTGCTGCCCTGCTCGACAAAGCCAACACGAAAGGTATTTTTGGAACCAAGATGCGCTCGGTCATCAAGGAAGCCAATGGTGCCGGCATCAAGGAGGTCGTGAGCCAGCAGTTCCAGCTAGCCCGGCAAATCATCTCCGCTGGCCTCGTGCCGATCGTTGAACCGGAAGTTGACATTCACTGCGGGGAAAAGGCCAAGGCCGAAGCGTTGCTCAAAGAGGCCGTCTTGAAGGCACTCAACGAGTTGCCGGCGAGTCAGTCGGTCATGCTCAAGCTCACACTCCCGGAGCAAGACGACTTCTATCTTGATTGCATCCGACATCCCAATGTGTTGAGGGTCGTCGCGCTCTCGGGCGGCTATACGAGGGAAGAAGCCAACGACCGGCTGCGCCGGAATCATGGCCTCGTGGCGAGTTTTTCGCGGGCACTGGTAGAGGGGTTGACGGCCCAGCAATCCGATGCTGAGTTCAACGCCATGCTGGACAAATTCATTCAGAGTATCTTTGATGCGTCCAACACTTAA
- the pfp gene encoding diphosphate--fructose-6-phosphate 1-phosphotransferase: MAETIAILVGGGPAPGINGVISAATIRCLAEGKTVLGIEQGFKWIMQGDVSKVTPLTIEQVSRLHFRGGSILKTARANPTKNSAHLAQSLKSLEQLGVSGLITIGGDDTCFSALTLERSAKGRLRVVHVPKTIDNDLDLPEGVPTFGYQTARHVGTYAVKSILEDARTTSHWFFVVAMGRKAGHLALGIGKAAGATLTLIPEEFPERPVRLAKVADILAGAIIKRLSQGREDGVAVLAEGVAEVMNPEDFTALASVSRDEHGHVELADLDLGRALKEEVLKRLKPYGLAPTIRLKDIGFELRCADPIPFDMEYCRDLGCSAAEYLISGGTGAMVSVVNGKFSPIPFDTILDPVTQRTSVRMVDVAAEPYRIAHRYMIRLDSKDFEDKDRLSLCAQVVGLTPEMFRERFGPVVTHERGR; the protein is encoded by the coding sequence ATGGCCGAAACAATCGCCATATTGGTTGGTGGAGGTCCGGCGCCTGGTATCAACGGAGTGATCAGCGCCGCGACGATTCGATGCCTTGCGGAGGGCAAAACAGTCCTGGGCATCGAGCAGGGTTTCAAGTGGATCATGCAAGGCGATGTGAGCAAGGTCACGCCTTTGACGATTGAGCAGGTCAGCCGACTTCATTTTCGAGGCGGGTCGATCCTCAAGACTGCGCGCGCTAACCCCACCAAGAATTCCGCACATCTTGCTCAGTCGTTGAAAAGCCTCGAGCAACTCGGAGTGTCGGGGCTGATCACAATCGGAGGGGATGACACCTGCTTCTCCGCGCTCACGCTCGAACGTTCGGCAAAAGGACGATTGCGAGTCGTCCACGTTCCCAAGACCATCGATAACGACCTGGATCTTCCTGAAGGCGTACCCACGTTCGGATATCAGACCGCCCGGCATGTCGGCACCTATGCGGTCAAGAGCATCCTTGAAGATGCTCGAACGACTTCTCACTGGTTTTTCGTGGTGGCCATGGGGCGCAAGGCCGGCCACCTCGCCTTGGGGATCGGCAAAGCGGCTGGAGCGACGCTCACTCTCATTCCGGAAGAGTTTCCCGAGCGACCAGTCAGACTCGCAAAAGTCGCGGACATTCTCGCCGGCGCGATTATCAAACGGTTGAGTCAGGGACGAGAGGATGGCGTCGCGGTCCTTGCCGAGGGAGTCGCGGAAGTTATGAATCCCGAGGATTTTACCGCGTTGGCGTCCGTCTCTCGCGACGAGCACGGCCATGTGGAGTTGGCGGATCTCGACCTTGGTCGAGCGCTGAAGGAAGAAGTCCTTAAGCGGTTGAAACCCTATGGTCTTGCTCCAACCATCCGACTCAAGGACATCGGATTCGAATTGCGATGCGCCGATCCCATCCCGTTCGATATGGAATATTGTCGCGACCTCGGCTGCAGTGCGGCCGAATACTTGATCTCGGGAGGCACAGGGGCGATGGTGTCGGTTGTTAATGGAAAATTTTCACCGATCCCTTTCGACACGATTCTCGACCCAGTCACTCAACGGACAAGCGTTCGCATGGTGGATGTTGCAGCAGAGCCCTACCGGATCGCCCACCGCTATATGATCCGCCTGGATTCAAAGGACTTTGAAGACAAGGATCGACTCTCGCTCTGCGCTCAGGTGGTTGGTCTCACACCTGAGATGTTCCGGGAACGATTCGGCCCTGTTGTCACGCACGAGCGGGGAAGATAG